The stretch of DNA GATTCCTTCCTTCCGGCCAGTGAAGCCGAGCTGTTCCGTTGTAGTTGCTTTCACATTGATCTGACCTGGATCGGCTTCAAGCATCCCTGCTATATTTTCTCGGATCTGATCGATATATGGTGCCATTTTCGGCGCTTGCGCGATGACTGTGCAATCCAAGTTCCCTAGTTTGTATCCTTGCTCTTTTACAAGCTGCCAAACATGCCGCAGCAATACTTCTGAATCCGCATCCTTGAAAGCAGGATCGGTATCCGGGAAATGCTTGCCGATATCCCCTAGTGCCAGGGCACCGAGACAGGCATCCGCAACTGTATGTAACAGTACATCCGCATCTGAATGCCCCAGCAGCCCAAGTTCATGAGGAATCGTGATTCCGCCGATGATACAAGGTCTGCCCTCCGCAAATGCATGTACATCAAATCCTTGTCCAATTCGAAACATAATGTGACCTCGCTTTATTTGCCATTTAAAAATGCTTCCGCTTTGTATAGATCCTCTGGTGTCGTGAGCTTCATATTATCGTAGCTGCCTTCCACGATGAAAACATCGTGGTCGGTCCGCTCGACCAATGACGCATCATCTGTGCCAAGCATTCCGTCCACCTTTGCCGATACATGAGCATCGTAGATAAGCTGATAATCAAAAGCCTGCGGTGTCTGGGCAGCCCACAAAAGCCCCCTGTCCATCGTTTCCAGACGATTGCCCCGGCGCAGCTTGATTGTGTCGGTGACAGGCACCGCCAGGATTGCAGCACGGTGCTGCTGACAGGCTTCAGCCAGGGCATGAAGCCTGTCGATCGTAACAAACGGCCGTGCGCCATCGTGTATGAATACCATACCGGACTTCTTAGGCAAGGCCTCCAGCCCCATCAGGACACTCTCCTGCCGCTCGCTTCCGCCTTCTGTCAGATTGATTGGTGTCGACCATTCTTGAACGGCCAGCAGCTGAAGCATCAATTCGCGATCAGCCTTGCTTACAACAAGCGTGATGGATGCACACCAAGGATCCTTGTCGAAAACTGTCAGCGTATGGACAATGAGCGGCTTCTGTCCAATTGTGAGGAATTGCTTATTGCGGCCGGCCTGC from Terribacillus sp. FSL K6-0262 encodes:
- the ispF gene encoding 2-C-methyl-D-erythritol 2,4-cyclodiphosphate synthase, whose translation is MFRIGQGFDVHAFAEGRPCIIGGITIPHELGLLGHSDADVLLHTVADACLGALALGDIGKHFPDTDPAFKDADSEVLLRHVWQLVKEQGYKLGNLDCTVIAQAPKMAPYIDQIRENIAGMLEADPGQINVKATTTEQLGFTGRKEGIAAQAVVLLQQA
- the ispD gene encoding 2-C-methyl-D-erythritol 4-phosphate cytidylyltransferase; this encodes MYYQAIVLAAGQGKRMQAGRNKQFLTIGQKPLIVHTLTVFDKDPWCASITLVVSKADRELMLQLLAVQEWSTPINLTEGGSERQESVLMGLEALPKKSGMVFIHDGARPFVTIDRLHALAEACQQHRAAILAVPVTDTIKLRRGNRLETMDRGLLWAAQTPQAFDYQLIYDAHVSAKVDGMLGTDDASLVERTDHDVFIVEGSYDNMKLTTPEDLYKAEAFLNGK